In Egicoccus sp. AB-alg6-2, a genomic segment contains:
- the alaS gene encoding alanine--tRNA ligase, which yields MDSLTIRKTFLDFFEQHGHRRYDSASLIPQDPTVLLTIAGMLPFKPYFMGDATPPTPRATSYQKCARTNDIENVGHTTRHLTFFEMLGNFSFGDYFKREAIRWAWQLSTEHFGLAPERIWVTVYEDDDEAEQLWLEESGVPAERIQRLGAEDNYWWTHAAGPGGPNTELYYDRGEAYGEAGGPAVNDERYLEFYNLVFMQHELDDAGTILGELPAQNVDTGLGLERMAVLLQGVDNVFETDLFAPLLARAGELSGVRYGQRDDHDVSLRVIAEHARTSAFLIADGVLPSKEGRGYVLRRLMRRAIRHGQLLGMDVGGGQQLLLPMVEQVIEQMRESYPDLQRQRELITRIATAEEHDFGARIRQGLERVDQAITAVRAADGDAFPGDVAFELHDTFGFPVDLTAEIAEDAGLDLDRDAFESLMQQQRDRARAGAKKGGGGIPVEAYREAAAVVGTTDFLGYESLTAEAELGAIVTPGGVQHTAGEGDEVEIVLPRTPFYAEGGGQIGDIGVLETPTGRLQVLDTQEAIEGLTVHRARVTAGEVRQGQPVEAHVDPSRRVATARSHSATHVLHATIKEFLGEHAQQAGSLVQPGRLRFDFPHFESVSRDRLAEIEGSINERVLRDPHVHTEVMSLDDAKRAGAVANFGDKYGQVVRVVTIGEFSKELCGGTHVPSGAKIGTITIVREESIGSNTRRIEALTGLDAFNHLSRERLVAEEVSRLVDVPSEQAVERVGQLLERLKTAEKELAKLRGANLSQQAKQIADAAPRDDGLAVVVQRADGLGHDDLRRLATELRNHLGERAVVVVGTATDDGKAQLICAVSADLAAAGVEARPILHPAAQVVGGGAGGKGDLAQAGGKQGAKLDEALQVAAREARAAVGGR from the coding sequence TTGGACTCCCTGACCATCCGCAAGACGTTCCTCGACTTCTTCGAGCAACACGGCCACCGGCGCTACGACTCGGCGTCGCTGATCCCGCAGGACCCGACCGTCCTGCTCACCATCGCCGGCATGCTGCCGTTCAAGCCCTACTTCATGGGTGACGCGACGCCGCCGACGCCGCGCGCGACGAGCTACCAGAAGTGCGCCCGCACGAACGACATCGAGAACGTGGGCCACACGACCCGCCACCTGACGTTCTTCGAGATGCTGGGCAACTTCAGCTTCGGCGACTACTTCAAGCGCGAGGCGATCCGGTGGGCCTGGCAGCTGTCGACCGAGCACTTCGGCCTCGCCCCCGAACGCATCTGGGTCACCGTCTACGAGGACGACGACGAGGCCGAGCAGCTGTGGCTCGAGGAGTCGGGCGTCCCGGCCGAGCGGATCCAGCGGCTCGGCGCCGAGGACAACTACTGGTGGACCCACGCCGCCGGACCGGGTGGTCCGAACACCGAGCTGTACTACGACCGTGGCGAGGCGTACGGCGAAGCCGGCGGCCCGGCGGTCAACGACGAGCGCTACCTCGAGTTCTACAACCTGGTGTTCATGCAGCACGAACTCGACGACGCCGGGACCATCCTGGGCGAGCTGCCGGCACAGAACGTCGACACCGGGCTCGGGCTCGAACGCATGGCCGTGCTGCTGCAGGGCGTCGACAACGTGTTCGAGACCGACCTGTTCGCGCCGCTGCTCGCCCGTGCGGGCGAGCTGAGCGGGGTCCGCTACGGGCAGCGCGACGACCACGACGTGTCGCTGCGGGTCATCGCCGAGCACGCCCGCACGTCGGCGTTCCTGATCGCCGACGGCGTGCTGCCGTCCAAGGAGGGCCGCGGCTACGTCCTGCGTCGGCTCATGCGCCGCGCGATCCGGCACGGTCAGCTGCTCGGCATGGACGTCGGCGGTGGCCAGCAGCTGCTGCTGCCGATGGTCGAGCAGGTCATCGAGCAGATGCGCGAGAGCTATCCCGACCTCCAACGCCAGCGTGAGCTGATCACGCGCATCGCCACCGCCGAGGAGCACGACTTCGGTGCCCGGATCCGGCAGGGGCTCGAACGGGTCGACCAGGCGATCACCGCGGTCCGCGCCGCCGACGGCGACGCGTTTCCGGGCGACGTCGCGTTCGAACTGCACGACACGTTCGGGTTCCCGGTCGACCTGACCGCGGAGATCGCCGAGGACGCCGGGCTCGACCTCGACCGCGATGCGTTCGAGTCGCTGATGCAGCAGCAGCGCGATCGTGCCCGTGCCGGCGCGAAGAAGGGCGGCGGCGGCATCCCGGTCGAGGCCTACCGCGAGGCGGCCGCGGTCGTGGGCACGACCGACTTCCTCGGCTACGAGTCGCTCACCGCCGAGGCGGAGCTGGGCGCCATCGTCACGCCCGGCGGCGTGCAGCACACCGCCGGCGAGGGCGACGAGGTCGAGATCGTCCTGCCGCGCACGCCGTTCTACGCCGAGGGCGGCGGCCAGATCGGCGACATCGGCGTGCTCGAGACGCCGACCGGACGGCTGCAGGTGCTCGACACGCAGGAGGCGATCGAGGGCCTGACCGTCCACCGTGCCCGCGTCACCGCCGGCGAGGTCCGCCAGGGACAACCCGTCGAGGCACACGTCGATCCTTCGCGCCGGGTGGCGACGGCCCGCAGCCACTCCGCGACGCACGTGCTACACGCGACCATCAAGGAGTTCCTCGGCGAGCACGCCCAGCAGGCCGGCTCGCTGGTCCAGCCCGGGCGCCTGCGCTTCGACTTCCCGCACTTCGAGTCGGTCTCGCGCGACCGGCTCGCCGAGATCGAGGGCTCGATCAACGAACGGGTGCTGCGCGACCCCCACGTCCACACCGAGGTCATGAGCCTCGACGACGCCAAGCGTGCCGGAGCGGTCGCCAACTTCGGCGACAAGTACGGCCAGGTCGTCCGCGTGGTCACGATCGGCGAGTTCTCCAAGGAACTGTGCGGCGGCACCCACGTCCCCTCGGGCGCGAAGATCGGCACGATCACGATCGTTCGCGAGGAGTCGATCGGGTCCAACACCCGCCGCATCGAAGCGCTCACCGGCCTGGACGCGTTCAACCACCTGTCGCGCGAACGCCTGGTCGCCGAGGAGGTCTCGCGGTTGGTCGACGTCCCCAGCGAGCAGGCGGTCGAGCGGGTCGGCCAGCTGCTGGAGCGCCTCAAGACGGCCGAGAAGGAACTGGCGAAGCTGCGGGGTGCCAACCTGTCCCAGCAGGCCAAGCAGATCGCCGACGCGGCCCCGCGCGACGACGGCCTCGCGGTCGTGGTGCAACGCGCCGACGGTCTCGGCCACGACGACCTGCGGCGGCTGGCCACCGAACTGCGCAACCACCTCGGCGAGCGTGCCGTGGTGGTGGTCGGCACGGCGACCGACGACGGCAAGGCGCAGCTGATCTGCGCGGTGTCCGCCGACCTGGCCGCGGCCGGCGTCGAGGCCCGACCGATCCTTCACCCGGCCGCCCAGGTGGTCGGTGGCGGTGCCGGCGGCAAGGGTGACCTGGCCCAGGCCGGTGGCAAGCAGGGCGCCAAGCTCGACGAGGCGTTGCAGGTGGCCGCCCGCGAGGCACGCGCCGCCGTCGGTGGCCGCTGA
- the mltG gene encoding endolytic transglycosylase MltG: protein MALSRGSKWFLGFLGLVAVGVGAGIMWLQDALPEVDQVEAGQEVVLTVESGESVRTVADRLAELDVVRNATTFRIAAGEAELASRLQPGEYDLETGMSSDAALEVLLAGPARGGPTAGIRFTVQEGLSVDTTLERLAAQFDEFDEVDFRTVLDERTAAGSNDDGVLRLPEWVPEPAEAPEVVEEPYEGLLFPETYEVPGDATPLQILQRMVDQLDLVMSEVPQEQVTAAADRGLERFDVLTLASLIERETRVDDERETVAGVIVNRLDQDMRLQIDASVLYALDEDRDVVLLEDLEVDHPYNTYRVDGLPPGPISGMGRASLLAAFQPSDVSFLFYVLSPECDGTHVFADTLDEHNVNVAAFRDAGRCQGEDLPG from the coding sequence GTGGCGTTGAGTCGGGGCTCGAAATGGTTCCTGGGGTTCCTCGGACTCGTCGCCGTCGGCGTCGGCGCCGGCATCATGTGGCTGCAGGACGCCCTGCCCGAGGTGGACCAGGTCGAGGCCGGCCAGGAGGTCGTCCTGACGGTCGAGTCCGGTGAGTCGGTCCGGACGGTCGCCGACCGGCTCGCCGAACTCGACGTGGTCCGCAACGCCACCACGTTCCGGATCGCCGCCGGCGAGGCCGAGCTCGCCTCCCGCCTGCAGCCGGGGGAGTACGACCTCGAGACCGGCATGAGCTCCGACGCGGCACTCGAGGTGCTGCTCGCCGGGCCGGCGCGTGGTGGGCCGACCGCCGGCATCCGCTTCACCGTCCAGGAGGGCCTGTCGGTCGACACCACCCTCGAACGGCTGGCAGCACAGTTCGACGAGTTCGACGAGGTGGACTTCCGCACCGTCCTCGACGAACGGACCGCCGCCGGCAGCAACGACGACGGTGTCCTGCGACTGCCCGAGTGGGTGCCCGAACCGGCCGAGGCGCCCGAGGTGGTCGAGGAACCCTACGAGGGGCTGCTGTTCCCCGAGACCTACGAGGTGCCGGGCGACGCGACGCCGCTGCAGATCCTGCAGCGCATGGTCGACCAGCTCGATCTGGTGATGTCGGAGGTGCCGCAGGAGCAGGTCACCGCCGCCGCCGACCGTGGCCTGGAGCGCTTCGACGTGCTCACGCTCGCCAGCCTCATCGAACGCGAGACCCGCGTCGACGACGAACGCGAGACCGTCGCCGGCGTGATCGTCAACCGGCTCGATCAGGACATGCGGCTGCAGATCGACGCCAGCGTCCTCTACGCCCTGGACGAGGACCGCGACGTGGTGCTGCTCGAGGACCTCGAGGTGGACCACCCCTACAACACCTACCGCGTCGACGGCCTCCCGCCCGGCCCGATCTCGGGGATGGGCCGTGCCTCGCTGCTGGCTGCCTTCCAGCCGAGTGACGTGTCGTTCCTGTTCTACGTGCTCTCGCCCGAGTGCGACGGCACGCACGTCTTCGCCGACACCCTCGACGAGCACAACGTCAACGTCGCCGCCTTCCGCGACGCCGGCCGCTGCCAGGGCGAGGACCTGCCCGGATGA
- the aspS gene encoding aspartate--tRNA ligase, with amino-acid sequence MRTHGAGTLRAEHAGETVTVAGWVDTRRDHGGVAFLDLRDRSGILQVVADPESSEALAAAHRVRTEWVVKVTGVVRARPEGMRNDRLATGDVELAATSIEVLSEAQTPPFPVEDDVEVAEERRLTHRYVDLRRPRMLRNLQVRAQVVSIIRRVMERNGFIDVETPQLTRPTPEGARDFLVPSRLQPGTTYALPQSPQLFKQLLMVSGIERYYQIARCFRDENLRADRQPEFTQLDLEMSFGDEQDVFSLMEEMFAEIFREVLDVDLPVPFPRIRFEDAMRRFGSDKPDLRFEMELADLGEVFATTEVGVFKGVLESGGAVVALALPKGGELTRREFDEWTEWAKRRGAKGLAWGVVEEDGSLRSPLSKFMSDDELAGVKRETGAQPGDAVFFGAGPRNFARQLMGALRVALAEDRGLIPEGRWEFCWVVEPPMFDAASESDDPTAATSAGWVPNHHPFTSPAPEYLDDFEQRPDVATARAYDIVLNGTELASGSVRIHDAELQRRVFRFLGISDEAAEEKFGFLLRGFSHGVPPHAGIAPGIDRTVMLICGEKSIREVIAFPKTQTGSDPLTDAPAPYDPDALKDLGLRELPKPKAD; translated from the coding sequence ATGCGCACCCACGGCGCCGGCACCCTGCGTGCCGAGCACGCCGGCGAGACCGTCACCGTCGCCGGCTGGGTCGACACCCGTCGCGACCACGGCGGCGTGGCCTTCCTCGACCTCCGTGACCGCAGCGGCATCCTGCAGGTGGTGGCCGACCCCGAGTCGTCCGAGGCGCTCGCGGCGGCGCACCGGGTCCGCACCGAGTGGGTGGTCAAGGTCACCGGCGTCGTGCGCGCTCGACCCGAGGGCATGCGCAACGACCGGCTCGCGACCGGCGACGTCGAGTTGGCTGCCACCTCGATCGAGGTGCTCTCCGAGGCGCAGACGCCCCCGTTCCCGGTCGAGGACGACGTCGAGGTCGCCGAGGAACGCCGGCTCACCCACCGCTACGTGGACCTGCGTCGGCCGCGCATGCTGCGCAACCTGCAGGTCCGGGCCCAGGTGGTGTCCATCATCCGCCGGGTCATGGAGCGCAACGGCTTCATCGACGTCGAGACGCCGCAGCTGACCCGTCCGACGCCCGAAGGTGCCCGTGACTTCCTCGTGCCGTCACGTCTGCAGCCGGGGACCACGTACGCGCTGCCGCAGTCGCCGCAGCTGTTCAAGCAGCTGCTGATGGTGTCCGGCATCGAGCGCTACTACCAGATCGCCCGCTGCTTCCGCGACGAGAACCTGCGCGCCGACCGTCAGCCAGAGTTCACCCAGCTCGACCTCGAGATGTCGTTCGGGGACGAGCAGGACGTCTTCAGCCTCATGGAGGAGATGTTCGCCGAGATCTTCCGCGAGGTCCTCGACGTCGACCTGCCGGTTCCGTTCCCCCGCATCCGGTTCGAGGACGCGATGCGCCGCTTCGGTTCGGACAAGCCCGACCTGCGCTTCGAGATGGAGCTGGCCGACCTCGGCGAGGTGTTCGCGACCACCGAGGTGGGCGTGTTCAAGGGCGTGCTCGAGTCCGGCGGCGCCGTCGTGGCGCTCGCGTTGCCCAAGGGCGGCGAGCTGACCCGTCGCGAGTTCGACGAGTGGACCGAGTGGGCCAAGCGCCGCGGCGCCAAGGGCCTGGCCTGGGGCGTGGTCGAGGAGGACGGGTCGCTCCGCAGTCCGCTGTCGAAGTTCATGTCCGACGACGAACTTGCCGGCGTGAAGCGCGAGACCGGCGCCCAGCCCGGCGACGCGGTGTTCTTCGGCGCCGGCCCGCGCAACTTCGCACGCCAACTCATGGGTGCGCTGCGGGTCGCGCTGGCCGAGGACCGCGGGCTGATCCCCGAAGGGCGCTGGGAGTTCTGCTGGGTCGTCGAACCGCCGATGTTCGACGCGGCCTCGGAGTCCGACGACCCGACGGCCGCGACCTCGGCCGGGTGGGTGCCCAACCACCACCCGTTCACCTCGCCGGCTCCGGAGTACCTCGACGACTTCGAACAGCGTCCCGACGTGGCCACCGCCCGGGCCTACGACATCGTGCTCAACGGCACCGAGCTCGCGTCGGGGTCGGTGCGTATCCACGACGCCGAGCTCCAGCGGCGGGTGTTCCGCTTTCTCGGCATCTCCGACGAGGCCGCCGAGGAGAAGTTCGGGTTCCTGCTGCGCGGGTTCAGCCACGGCGTCCCGCCGCACGCCGGCATCGCGCCGGGCATCGACCGCACCGTGATGCTGATCTGCGGCGAGAAGTCGATCCGCGAGGTGATCGCCTTCCCGAAGACGCAGACCGGCAGCGACCCGCTCACCGACGCTCCGGCGCCCTACGACCCCGACGCGCTCAAGGACCTCGGCCTGCGCGAGCTGCCGAAGCCGAAGGCCGACTGA
- the aroE gene encoding shikimate dehydrogenase, producing MSRPQDGAPWPTAATRPVALLGWPVAQSLSPVIHNAAFREQDLDLVYLALPCPPEALRRVVTSLGEVGGVGANVTVPHKQDVVALCDRQSPEAELIGAVNTLCWDADGLFGDNTDAVGLADALRADVAVAAGDRLVLLGTGGAARAAVVAAGRLGCRLTVVGRRPDAAAALAELGERAGASDPRAVDVADGQAVARAVGEARIVMNTTPLGLRGEDLPAAFHGLHPGQVAYDLLYPRTPSAPGVEPTPFLQAARERGAEAFHGLGMLVGQAAASYERWTGMPAPVEVMSAAALAALTHRS from the coding sequence GTGAGCCGCCCCCAGGACGGTGCGCCCTGGCCGACCGCGGCGACCCGCCCGGTCGCGCTGCTGGGGTGGCCGGTCGCGCAGTCGCTGTCCCCGGTCATCCACAACGCGGCCTTCCGCGAACAGGACCTCGACCTGGTGTATCTGGCGTTGCCGTGTCCACCCGAGGCGTTACGTCGCGTGGTCACGAGCCTCGGTGAGGTCGGTGGCGTCGGTGCGAACGTCACCGTTCCGCACAAGCAGGACGTGGTCGCGTTGTGTGATCGGCAGTCGCCCGAAGCGGAGTTGATCGGTGCGGTGAACACGCTGTGCTGGGACGCCGACGGGCTGTTCGGGGACAACACCGACGCCGTCGGCCTGGCCGATGCCCTCCGGGCCGACGTCGCCGTCGCCGCGGGGGACCGCCTGGTGCTGCTCGGGACCGGCGGCGCTGCCAGAGCCGCCGTGGTGGCCGCGGGACGTCTGGGGTGCCGCCTGACGGTGGTCGGCCGACGCCCCGACGCGGCCGCGGCACTGGCGGAACTCGGCGAGCGGGCGGGTGCCAGCGACCCGCGGGCCGTCGACGTCGCCGACGGGCAGGCGGTGGCGCGGGCGGTCGGCGAGGCCAGGATCGTGATGAACACCACTCCGCTCGGCCTGCGGGGCGAGGACCTGCCGGCGGCCTTCCACGGCCTGCACCCCGGCCAGGTCGCCTACGACCTGCTGTACCCACGTACGCCCTCCGCCCCCGGAGTGGAGCCGACCCCGTTCCTGCAGGCGGCGCGCGAGCGCGGCGCCGAGGCGTTCCACGGTCTCGGGATGCTGGTCGGCCAGGCGGCGGCCTCCTACGAGCGCTGGACCGGGATGCCGGCGCCCGTCGAGGTCATGTCGGCGGCCGCGCTGGCCGCGCTGACCCACCGTTCCTGA
- a CDS encoding DUF948 domain-containing protein, producing MTVRDWAIVAAALFWGVLVLTLCLLVMRAVKVLDSVIGTVGRVTDETVPILRGVNETVAGVNVELARVDTIMAGVQSITSTTDRILGVVHATLANPLIKAAAVAAGTAKAARALRS from the coding sequence GTGACCGTCAGGGACTGGGCGATCGTGGCCGCCGCACTCTTCTGGGGCGTGCTCGTGCTCACGCTGTGCCTGCTGGTCATGCGGGCGGTGAAGGTGCTCGACAGCGTGATCGGCACCGTCGGGCGCGTCACCGACGAGACGGTGCCGATCCTGCGCGGGGTCAACGAGACCGTCGCGGGGGTGAACGTCGAGCTGGCGCGCGTGGACACGATCATGGCGGGCGTGCAGTCGATCACCTCGACCACGGACCGCATCCTCGGCGTCGTGCACGCAACCCTCGCCAACCCGCTGATCAAGGCCGCCGCGGTGGCCGCCGGAACCGCAAAGGCCGCCCGGGCCCTGCGCAGCTGA
- the ruvX gene encoding Holliday junction resolvase RuvX: MGYALGKRFSDDLPTSGRLLSIDLGEVRIGLAVSDPTQTIASPAETLEVPRNQDGPALDALVNAVGRHDVAGVVVGEPRQLDGSEGPPAQRARWFAERLRERTGLPVALWDERFSTTEAERIMLAQDASRDERRRSIDGVAASLFLQSVLEAQRRRRTG; the protein is encoded by the coding sequence ATGGGGTACGCACTCGGCAAACGGTTCTCCGACGACCTCCCGACCAGCGGACGCCTGCTGTCCATCGACCTCGGTGAGGTGCGGATCGGCCTGGCCGTGTCCGACCCCACGCAGACCATCGCTTCCCCCGCCGAGACGTTGGAGGTGCCGCGCAACCAGGACGGACCGGCCCTGGACGCACTCGTCAACGCCGTCGGCCGGCACGATGTCGCCGGCGTCGTCGTGGGTGAGCCGCGTCAACTCGACGGCAGCGAGGGCCCGCCGGCACAGCGGGCGCGCTGGTTCGCCGAACGTCTGCGCGAGCGGACCGGCCTGCCGGTGGCCCTGTGGGACGAGCGATTCAGCACGACCGAGGCGGAACGGATCATGCTGGCGCAGGACGCCTCGCGCGACGAGCGTCGGCGTAGCATCGACGGCGTCGCCGCCAGCCTGTTCCTGCAGTCGGTGCTCGAGGCGCAGCGGCGCCGCCGGACCGGCTAG
- a CDS encoding replication-associated recombination protein A codes for MSDQLFDDGPSASAPPDTSIGGDRSGPGSVPAGMPLAARMRPRDLDEYVGQLDALGHGKPLRAMLDQGELRSLILWGPPGVGKTSLATVIAAHVDAAWTELSAVTAGVKDVRRIIEEGRSRLGLRGRRTVLFVDEIHRFNKSQQDALLPGVEAGWVTLIGATTENPFFELNPPLLSRCQLVRLQSLTDDDLRALIERAVADPVRGFGDRVSLDGEAVDHLVHVGDGDARAALTALEIAAAAAGVTRPGAEGPTATLQVEHVADAMQRFRYDKASDQHYDIVSAFIKSMRGSDPDAAVYWLLRMLEGGEDPRFVARRMVIFASEDIGLADRQALPLAVAAFDALDKVGLPEARFALTHAAIALAVAPKSNSVTRAIGAGLDAVRTHGNAPVPPHLRDAHYKGARALGHGAGYDYPHDHPSGFAPGQQYLPDELDGTRLYEPSRHGHEAAVADRVAVLRDQRDQPGRGTHRRQGDKPT; via the coding sequence ATGAGCGATCAGCTGTTCGATGACGGGCCCTCGGCGTCCGCGCCGCCCGACACCTCCATCGGTGGCGACCGGTCAGGACCCGGCAGCGTGCCCGCCGGCATGCCGCTGGCGGCCCGCATGCGGCCGCGCGATCTCGACGAGTACGTCGGCCAGCTCGACGCCCTCGGGCACGGCAAGCCGCTGCGCGCCATGCTCGACCAGGGGGAGTTGCGCTCGCTGATCCTGTGGGGGCCGCCGGGCGTCGGCAAGACCAGCCTCGCCACCGTGATCGCGGCCCACGTCGACGCCGCCTGGACCGAGTTGTCCGCCGTGACCGCCGGCGTCAAGGACGTGCGGCGCATCATCGAGGAGGGCCGCAGCCGTCTCGGGTTACGGGGACGTCGGACCGTGCTGTTCGTCGACGAGATCCACCGGTTCAACAAGAGCCAGCAGGACGCGCTGCTGCCCGGCGTCGAGGCCGGCTGGGTGACGCTGATCGGCGCGACGACGGAGAACCCGTTCTTCGAACTCAACCCGCCGTTGCTGTCGCGCTGCCAGCTCGTGCGGCTGCAGTCGCTCACCGACGACGACCTGCGGGCGCTGATCGAGCGTGCCGTCGCGGACCCGGTCCGAGGCTTCGGTGATCGCGTCAGCCTCGACGGGGAAGCCGTCGACCACCTCGTGCACGTGGGCGACGGCGACGCGCGTGCGGCCCTGACCGCGCTGGAGATCGCTGCCGCCGCCGCCGGGGTCACCCGGCCCGGAGCCGAGGGGCCGACCGCCACGCTGCAGGTCGAGCACGTGGCCGATGCGATGCAGCGGTTCCGCTACGACAAGGCCTCGGATCAGCACTACGACATCGTGAGCGCCTTCATCAAGTCGATGCGCGGCTCCGACCCGGACGCGGCGGTCTACTGGCTGCTGCGGATGCTGGAGGGCGGCGAGGACCCGCGGTTCGTCGCGCGCCGCATGGTCATCTTCGCCTCCGAGGACATCGGGCTGGCCGACCGCCAGGCGCTGCCGCTCGCCGTCGCCGCCTTCGACGCCCTGGACAAGGTGGGTCTGCCCGAGGCGAGGTTCGCCCTGACCCATGCGGCCATCGCGCTCGCGGTCGCGCCGAAGTCCAACAGCGTCACCCGCGCGATCGGCGCCGGCCTCGACGCCGTCAGGACCCACGGGAACGCGCCGGTTCCGCCGCACCTGCGCGACGCCCACTACAAGGGCGCGCGCGCCCTCGGGCACGGCGCCGGGTACGACTATCCTCACGACCACCCCAGCGGGTTCGCGCCCGGGCAGCAGTATCTGCCGGACGAACTGGACGGGACGCGGCTGTACGAGCCATCCCGTCACGGCCACGAGGCAGCGGTTGCCGACCGGGTCGCGGTCCTCCGCGACCAGCGCGACCAGCCCGGTCGGGGTACCCACCGCAGACAGGGAGACAAGCCGACGTGA
- the hisS gene encoding histidine--tRNA ligase, with protein MATIDANPPSGTRDFLPGEVMRRERAFATIRAAFDAHGFEPLDTPAFERLEVLTGKYGEEGDQLIFKILRRGEHEATGEADHALRYDLTVPLARVVARYGSQLAMPFKRYHIAPVWRADRPGKGRYREFFQCDVDTVGSDSLVADAATLQAVADVLDRLGLSGFRVQLNSRKALQGLIEAYGVPEALENSALVALDKLDKIGADGVASELRERDVPAAAVAALADDLGADDLADRVRDRLSGTERGRAGLAEVDRVLELVGDVPGGVVSFSPVLARGLSYYTGPVFEVVHDGLHATIAAGGRYDGLIGMFQGQDVPATGGSLGMERILLLLEQQEQAAPRGPDVLVTVMDDDAAADALATAQRLRAQGFSADVYVGGGKLGKQFRHADRRAARLALIRGADERAAGTVAVKDLGSGEQTTVAEADLVDHLHRLLGR; from the coding sequence ATGGCCACCATCGACGCCAACCCGCCGTCGGGCACGCGCGACTTCCTGCCCGGTGAGGTGATGCGCCGCGAGCGGGCGTTCGCCACGATCCGCGCCGCCTTCGACGCGCACGGCTTCGAGCCGCTCGACACGCCCGCCTTCGAACGGCTCGAGGTCCTCACCGGCAAGTACGGCGAGGAGGGCGACCAGCTCATCTTCAAGATCCTGCGCCGCGGCGAACACGAGGCCACCGGCGAGGCCGACCACGCCCTCCGCTACGACCTGACCGTGCCGCTGGCACGCGTCGTCGCCCGGTACGGCTCGCAGCTGGCGATGCCGTTCAAGCGCTACCACATCGCCCCGGTCTGGCGTGCGGACCGGCCCGGCAAGGGCCGCTACCGCGAGTTCTTCCAGTGCGACGTCGACACGGTCGGCTCCGACTCGCTGGTCGCCGACGCGGCCACGTTGCAGGCGGTCGCCGACGTGCTCGACCGGCTCGGGCTGTCCGGCTTCCGGGTGCAGCTGAACTCGCGCAAGGCCCTCCAGGGGCTCATCGAGGCGTACGGCGTCCCCGAGGCGCTCGAGAACTCGGCGCTGGTGGCGCTCGACAAGCTCGACAAGATCGGCGCGGACGGCGTCGCGAGCGAACTGCGGGAGCGCGACGTACCGGCGGCCGCGGTCGCGGCATTGGCCGACGACCTCGGCGCCGACGACCTCGCCGACCGTGTCCGCGACCGGCTGTCGGGCACCGAGCGCGGACGTGCCGGCCTCGCCGAGGTCGACCGGGTCCTGGAACTGGTCGGCGACGTCCCGGGAGGCGTGGTGTCGTTCTCGCCCGTCCTCGCGCGCGGGCTGAGCTACTACACCGGTCCGGTCTTCGAGGTGGTCCACGACGGCCTGCACGCCACCATCGCCGCTGGTGGGCGCTACGACGGCCTGATCGGCATGTTCCAGGGCCAGGACGTGCCGGCCACCGGCGGTTCGCTGGGCATGGAGCGCATCCTGCTGCTGCTCGAACAGCAGGAGCAGGCCGCCCCGCGGGGTCCCGACGTGCTCGTCACCGTCATGGACGACGACGCGGCGGCGGACGCCCTGGCGACCGCGCAGCGGCTGCGTGCGCAGGGCTTCAGCGCCGACGTCTACGTCGGCGGCGGCAAGCTCGGCAAGCAGTTCCGGCACGCCGACCGCCGTGCGGCCCGGCTCGCGCTGATCCGCGGGGCCGACGAGCGCGCCGCGGGTACCGTCGCGGTCAAGGATCTCGGCTCCGGCGAGCAGACGACCGTCGCCGAAGCCGACCTGGTCGACCACCTGCACCGGCTGCTCGGGCGCTGA